One Paenibacillus sp. FSL W8-0186 genomic window carries:
- a CDS encoding ABC transporter substrate-binding protein has protein sequence MKKVIALFLSCMVLLAGCSSGGGGQEPAASGGNSSGGDSGSKAEEITIWAWDPAFNIAALNIAKEAYSQKNPDAKINIVEFAQADIIQKLNTGLNSGTTKGLPNIVLIEDYRAQGFLQSYPDAFYDLSGKVRSEDFADYKIGPTSLNGKQYGVPFDSGVTGMYVRKDYIEQAGYTLDDLKNIDWKQYIEIGKAVKEKTGKDIITLDPNDLGIIRMMIQSAGSWYLAEDGKTPDLAGNAALKEAFELYKEMMEANVVKVNADWSQFIANINNGDVATVPTGNWITPSVKAEASQAGQWAILPIPKLPQSPNSVHATNLGGSSWYVMNIPGAETAADFLAQTFGSDVEMYQNLLTNVGAIGTLKAAAAGEAYAKPDEFFGGQQIVNDFAVWTAEIPKVNYGISTYAIEDILIVEMQNYLNGKGIDQALSDAQAQAEAQVK, from the coding sequence ATGAAGAAGGTAATAGCTTTATTCCTGAGCTGCATGGTGCTGCTGGCAGGCTGCTCATCCGGCGGAGGCGGCCAAGAGCCGGCGGCAAGCGGAGGCAATAGCAGCGGTGGCGATTCCGGCAGCAAGGCGGAGGAAATTACTATTTGGGCCTGGGACCCGGCGTTCAACATTGCCGCGCTGAACATCGCGAAGGAAGCGTACAGCCAAAAGAATCCCGACGCCAAAATCAACATCGTAGAATTCGCGCAAGCGGATATCATTCAGAAGCTGAACACGGGGCTGAACTCCGGCACAACAAAAGGGCTGCCGAACATCGTGCTGATCGAGGATTACCGGGCGCAGGGCTTCCTGCAATCCTACCCGGACGCGTTCTATGATCTCAGCGGCAAGGTGCGCTCTGAGGATTTCGCGGATTACAAAATCGGGCCGACCAGCCTGAACGGCAAGCAATACGGGGTACCGTTCGATTCCGGGGTCACGGGCATGTACGTCCGCAAAGACTATATTGAGCAGGCGGGTTACACGCTGGACGATTTGAAGAATATCGACTGGAAGCAATATATCGAGATTGGAAAAGCTGTTAAGGAGAAAACCGGCAAGGACATCATTACGCTTGACCCGAACGATTTGGGAATCATCCGCATGATGATTCAATCCGCCGGATCATGGTATTTGGCGGAGGACGGCAAGACGCCTGACCTGGCGGGCAATGCGGCGTTGAAGGAAGCGTTCGAGCTGTACAAGGAAATGATGGAAGCGAACGTCGTGAAGGTGAACGCGGACTGGAGCCAGTTCATCGCCAACATCAATAATGGAGATGTCGCTACCGTGCCGACGGGCAACTGGATTACGCCGTCCGTCAAAGCGGAAGCCTCCCAGGCCGGGCAATGGGCAATCCTGCCGATCCCTAAGCTCCCGCAATCGCCGAACTCTGTGCACGCGACGAACTTAGGAGGAAGCTCCTGGTACGTCATGAACATACCAGGGGCAGAGACGGCTGCGGATTTCCTCGCCCAGACCTTCGGATCGGACGTGGAGATGTACCAGAATCTGCTGACGAACGTCGGCGCGATTGGCACGCTGAAGGCGGCCGCTGCTGGCGAAGCCTATGCCAAGCCGGATGAGTTCTTCGGCGGGCAGCAGATCGTCAATGATTTTGCGGTCTGGACGGCCGAGATTCCAAAGGTGAACTACGGCATTTCCACTTATGCGATCGAGGATATCCTGATCGTCGAAATGCAAAATTACTTGAACGGCAAAGGCATCGATCAGGCGTTAAGCGATGCGCAGGCACAGGCAGAAGCTCAGGTTAAATAA
- a CDS encoding sugar ABC transporter permease → MKADRTGLSIRAKSNLTGWSFILIAVVMIAAFYFYPMVQALILSFKTGTGSNLTYTGGSNYVRLLSDKTFLTSLSNTFIYLIIQVPVMILLALFISVLLNDSKLKFRGFFRTAIFLPCVTSLVAYSVVFKYLFAADGLVNSLLMKLSIIQEPIQWITDPFWAKITIIIAITWRWTGYNMIFYLSALQNIDSSIYEAARIDGASSFKQFTKITVPMLKPIILFTSITSTIGTLQLFDEVMNITKGGPGNATLSISQYIYNLSFKYTADFGYAATVSYSIVVIIVLLSILQFKVAGDKK, encoded by the coding sequence ATGAAAGCGGACAGAACAGGCCTTAGCATCCGCGCCAAAAGCAATTTAACCGGGTGGAGCTTCATCCTAATTGCCGTGGTCATGATCGCGGCCTTCTATTTCTATCCGATGGTTCAGGCGCTGATCCTGTCGTTCAAGACCGGAACGGGGAGCAATCTGACTTATACGGGAGGCTCCAACTACGTAAGGCTGCTATCCGACAAAACATTTCTGACGTCCTTATCGAACACGTTCATTTACTTGATCATTCAGGTTCCGGTCATGATCCTTCTCGCGTTGTTCATTTCGGTGCTGCTGAACGACAGCAAGCTGAAATTCCGCGGTTTTTTCCGGACGGCGATCTTTCTGCCGTGCGTTACCTCGCTTGTCGCTTACTCCGTTGTGTTCAAATATTTGTTTGCGGCAGACGGGCTGGTGAATTCGCTGCTGATGAAGCTGTCCATCATTCAGGAGCCGATTCAGTGGATCACCGATCCGTTCTGGGCGAAGATTACGATCATTATTGCGATTACCTGGCGCTGGACTGGATATAACATGATCTTTTACTTATCAGCGCTGCAAAATATCGACAGTTCTATCTATGAAGCTGCGCGGATCGATGGGGCCTCGTCATTCAAGCAATTTACTAAAATTACGGTTCCGATGCTGAAGCCGATCATTTTATTCACCTCCATCACCTCCACGATCGGTACGCTGCAGCTCTTCGATGAAGTCATGAACATTACGAAGGGCGGACCCGGCAATGCGACGCTCTCGATTTCGCAGTATATTTACAATCTGTCCTTCAAGTACACGGCGGACTTCGGATATGCGGCAACCGTATCGTACTCTATCGTGGTTATCATTGTTCTGTTGTCGATCCTTCAATTCAAAGTGGCAGGTGATAAAAAATGA
- a CDS encoding carbohydrate ABC transporter permease, whose product MSKLKRVFTYAFLGGAAFVSIFPFLWMVVSATNKSVDVTKGRLLPGSHFLDNFRKLAESTDLWTSLWNSAKISVLTTILAIVIASLAGYGFEIYRSRAKDIVFSILLLSMMIPFAALMIPLYRMFANISGSLPAIGIDTMASVMLPTITTAFLIFFFRQNSKMFPKDMVEAGRIDGLSELGIFFKIFMPTMKTTYAAAGIITFMSSWNNYLWPLIVLQSPEQKTIPLLISNLGSGYSPDYGLIMLAIVIATLPTALVFFLMQKHFVAGMMGSVK is encoded by the coding sequence ATGAGCAAGCTGAAGCGCGTGTTCACCTACGCTTTTCTCGGCGGAGCAGCGTTTGTCTCGATTTTCCCCTTTCTGTGGATGGTCGTAAGCGCCACCAACAAGTCGGTGGATGTCACGAAGGGCCGCTTGCTGCCCGGCAGTCACTTTCTGGACAATTTCCGGAAGCTCGCCGAATCGACCGATCTATGGACTTCATTATGGAATTCCGCGAAAATCTCCGTGCTCACGACGATTTTGGCGATTGTCATCGCGTCGCTGGCCGGATACGGGTTTGAAATTTACCGCAGCCGGGCGAAGGATATCGTCTTCAGCATCCTGCTGCTATCGATGATGATTCCGTTTGCGGCGTTGATGATCCCGCTCTACCGGATGTTCGCCAACATTTCCGGCAGCCTCCCGGCGATTGGCATCGATACGATGGCTTCGGTCATGCTGCCGACGATTACGACAGCGTTTCTGATTTTCTTCTTCCGGCAGAATTCGAAAATGTTCCCCAAGGATATGGTGGAAGCCGGGCGCATTGACGGGCTGAGCGAGCTGGGGATATTTTTCAAAATATTCATGCCTACGATGAAAACGACCTACGCCGCCGCGGGCATCATTACATTCATGTCGAGCTGGAACAATTATTTGTGGCCGCTCATCGTGCTGCAATCGCCGGAGCAGAAGACGATCCCGCTGCTTATCTCCAATCTGGGATCGGGTTATTCTCCGGATTACGGCCTCATTATGCTGGCGATTGTCATCGCCACGCTGCCGACGGCGCTGGTATTTTTCCTGATGCAGAAGCATTTTGTGGCGGGCATGATGGGTTCTGTGAAGTAG
- a CDS encoding thioredoxin family protein, translating to MQRLYQLSEIKQMIQEYPLVLLLIKTSQCGVCESIQAKAAGLLESHSKARGIYVFMEDAPVTAAEYLALSAPTLLLFFQGKEVYRESRFVRFEELEQVLLRYEGALEEM from the coding sequence ATGCAAAGATTATATCAATTGAGTGAAATTAAACAGATGATTCAGGAGTACCCCTTAGTTCTGCTTTTAATCAAGACGAGCCAATGCGGCGTATGTGAATCGATTCAAGCGAAGGCGGCCGGTTTACTGGAATCCCATTCGAAGGCAAGGGGAATCTACGTATTCATGGAGGATGCCCCCGTCACGGCAGCGGAGTACTTGGCGTTGTCTGCACCGACATTGCTGCTCTTTTTTCAAGGAAAGGAAGTATACCGTGAATCCCGCTTTGTCCGCTTTGAGGAGCTGGAGCAGGTGCTGCTTAGGTATGAAGGGGCTTTAGAGGAAATGTGA
- a CDS encoding PQQ-binding-like beta-propeller repeat protein: MKIRGIMVICTAILLTQLLADAPTSANVEGSGNSPADQIQAQKASSGHVQAGEQLVLKQAAPYFTEPLSGREPVDSFKVNYFGQPGESFAVQARSGEMVSLQDYSRGKLWVPVWYTTEASSRVVNTAPVYISLRAKTKLSLTPGSSIRWSASTLGNGEERPISVTRWDDWYGIVASPAHWHEDDIMNRPIVLWVHESRVTEQKEISEGLMEPSSSVSITAVRDIADLLLHKGASAEDAARLLGQPAVKEHSGNVELAGRTYLQGESWRFVRPEGQFIAYFSPAGRLETGKWIWPAGDKPMSRLFAGDDYPFTHQFMAGPLPATLKMPYVWRNQGDLQYAYLTGASDDVLVVQGDDGRFSGMHDDSNVYGIDRLTGEKLWQIDAGYGRLLTMMGNADDSVTVYTSLSPEKKAYEDRVRHIRLADGKVLWELRLEGGEEGRFLEIGGAKNSVIIYDRPDMGRETGHLAVLDRTTGKQKWEIAIQGDYRVLNSGADDPYVLIQAGQLLQARETDTGTVVWSLKADTITGEDPHLYPYYAGGPRIDPFAPANSLRRWILHGDQWLLVDLETGSETARYPAKTGERFEVLNERYLLIQRQLPAKATSADSSAESYESVLYDAAAGKKLWNVPGQASKGIIEGEHMYLVLDGVPVKAELQTGRIVWKLPVTASQDYSLMTPGSYVLLDEYVLLAYGYDLLALSKKDGHIAGRIQNIWMGYAELREQISRSGLLNITGDEIYAGSANGAITRLSVKKLEHRLKELDK; this comes from the coding sequence ATGAAAATTCGCGGCATCATGGTTATTTGCACAGCTATTCTGTTGACACAGCTTTTAGCAGATGCGCCAACTTCAGCGAACGTGGAGGGGAGCGGCAATTCTCCAGCGGATCAAATCCAGGCTCAGAAAGCGTCCTCCGGTCATGTCCAAGCGGGGGAGCAGCTTGTGCTCAAGCAGGCCGCCCCCTATTTCACCGAACCGCTGTCCGGAAGAGAGCCGGTTGATAGCTTCAAGGTGAACTATTTCGGTCAGCCAGGGGAGTCGTTTGCTGTGCAAGCCAGGTCGGGCGAAATGGTTTCGCTGCAGGACTATTCCCGGGGGAAGCTATGGGTTCCCGTCTGGTATACGACAGAGGCTTCAAGCCGAGTAGTAAATACCGCACCGGTATATATAAGCCTGCGCGCAAAAACAAAGCTGTCATTGACACCCGGCAGCTCGATTCGGTGGAGCGCCAGCACTCTTGGAAACGGGGAAGAACGCCCGATATCGGTTACCCGGTGGGACGATTGGTACGGGATCGTCGCAAGCCCTGCACATTGGCATGAGGACGATATAATGAACCGGCCAATTGTGCTATGGGTTCATGAGAGCCGGGTCACGGAGCAAAAGGAGATATCCGAGGGCTTAATGGAGCCAAGCTCATCCGTTTCTATTACAGCGGTTAGAGATATCGCCGACTTGCTGCTCCATAAAGGAGCCTCAGCTGAAGATGCAGCCAGGCTTCTGGGTCAGCCTGCTGTGAAGGAGCATTCGGGGAATGTTGAACTCGCGGGGCGTACGTACCTGCAGGGCGAGAGCTGGAGATTTGTACGTCCAGAAGGGCAATTCATCGCTTACTTCTCCCCAGCGGGCCGACTTGAGACAGGCAAGTGGATATGGCCGGCAGGCGATAAGCCGATGAGCAGGCTGTTTGCTGGTGATGACTATCCCTTTACCCATCAATTTATGGCGGGCCCGCTCCCGGCGACATTGAAAATGCCTTACGTATGGCGGAATCAGGGAGATTTGCAATACGCTTACTTAACCGGAGCTAGTGATGACGTCCTTGTAGTTCAAGGGGATGATGGACGTTTCAGCGGGATGCATGATGATTCAAACGTATATGGCATTGATCGGTTAACAGGGGAGAAGCTGTGGCAAATCGATGCCGGATACGGCAGGCTGCTCACGATGATGGGGAATGCGGATGATTCGGTCACCGTCTATACATCGCTCAGCCCGGAGAAGAAAGCGTATGAGGACAGGGTGCGCCACATTCGGCTTGCTGATGGGAAGGTACTGTGGGAATTAAGGCTGGAGGGCGGTGAAGAAGGAAGGTTTCTGGAAATCGGCGGGGCCAAGAATTCCGTCATTATATATGACCGGCCGGACATGGGCAGGGAAACAGGCCATTTGGCTGTACTCGACAGGACGACGGGGAAGCAGAAATGGGAAATTGCCATACAAGGCGATTATCGGGTGCTGAACTCCGGAGCGGACGATCCATATGTACTCATCCAAGCAGGCCAGCTTCTGCAAGCCAGGGAGACGGATACTGGCACAGTAGTCTGGAGCCTCAAGGCGGATACGATAACCGGCGAAGACCCGCATTTATATCCGTATTATGCAGGCGGTCCGAGAATCGATCCTTTTGCGCCAGCGAACAGCTTACGAAGATGGATTCTTCATGGAGATCAGTGGCTGCTGGTCGATCTGGAGACGGGAAGTGAGACAGCACGGTATCCGGCAAAGACGGGGGAACGCTTTGAGGTGCTGAATGAGCGATACCTTCTTATACAGCGTCAACTGCCAGCCAAAGCCACGTCAGCAGATTCCTCCGCCGAAAGCTATGAATCGGTATTATATGATGCGGCTGCTGGCAAGAAGCTCTGGAACGTGCCGGGGCAAGCGTCGAAAGGCATCATCGAAGGGGAGCATATGTATTTGGTTCTGGACGGCGTTCCGGTAAAAGCAGAGCTGCAGACAGGACGCATTGTATGGAAGCTTCCGGTTACTGCCAGTCAGGATTACTCCCTCATGACCCCAGGCAGCTATGTGCTGCTGGATGAATACGTCCTGCTCGCCTATGGCTACGATTTGCTTGCGCTCAGCAAGAAGGATGGGCATATCGCAGGACGTATACAGAATATCTGGATGGGATACGCTGAACTAAGGGAACAAATCTCCCGCAGCGGCCTGCTGAACATAACGGGAGATGAAATATACGCTGGATCCGCCAACGGCGCTATTACCCGGCTGAGCGTGAAGAAGCTGGAACATAGATTAAAGGAACTAGACAAATAG
- a CDS encoding stalk domain-containing protein → MKSKKTVMIGTALVLLLTFSAGVSAASSLERIQANLNHGISFLLNGQAWTAKDANGAKAVPISYKGTTYVPLRAVAEATGADIRFDAAKQQISITTGPVAQTPGKGERSPFSVDNVSHFKWSYYTSGITRNKADLQFGETQYEAAFMVTGVNSAGQGVAFKVKDGTKKVGVLVGFKTPKSDKEYSGSYTIADKDGQAFATGKIENGTVVENVLVLPNNTTELYVKFIGPAGEDSTGYVIWDESWLEN, encoded by the coding sequence ATGAAATCCAAAAAGACGGTAATGATCGGAACCGCACTTGTTCTGTTGTTGACTTTTTCCGCTGGCGTGTCTGCAGCTTCTTCATTGGAGCGCATTCAGGCTAACTTGAACCACGGCATTTCGTTTTTGTTGAACGGACAGGCATGGACGGCTAAAGATGCCAACGGGGCGAAGGCTGTTCCCATCAGTTATAAAGGGACGACTTATGTACCGCTGCGCGCTGTGGCCGAGGCTACAGGGGCGGACATTCGCTTCGATGCGGCCAAACAGCAAATTTCGATTACGACGGGACCGGTTGCCCAAACTCCGGGCAAGGGAGAGCGCAGTCCTTTTAGCGTAGATAACGTATCTCACTTCAAATGGAGCTACTATACAAGCGGCATTACTCGGAACAAGGCTGATTTGCAGTTCGGTGAGACGCAATACGAAGCCGCGTTTATGGTTACGGGCGTGAACAGTGCCGGACAAGGCGTTGCTTTTAAAGTCAAGGACGGCACGAAAAAAGTCGGCGTGCTGGTAGGCTTCAAAACGCCGAAGTCCGATAAGGAATACTCGGGAAGCTATACGATTGCCGACAAGGATGGACAAGCCTTTGCAACCGGTAAAATCGAAAACGGCACCGTAGTTGAAAACGTCCTGGTGCTGCCTAACAACACAACCGAGCTGTACGTTAAATTTATCGGACCGGCCGGGGAGGATTCCACGGGCTACGTCATTTGGGACGAAAGCTGGCTGGAGAATTAA